CTCGTCGATCTCGGCGCTGACAGCGTGTCGCTGACGTTCCTGATTGTTGGCCACGTAGTGTTTCGCCGTCGCCATCGCGCCGGCCGACTGGACGCTCTCGATGGTCGCGACAGCGAGTCGACTCGAAAGGTGTGGGTCCTCACTGTAGTACTCGAAGGCACGACCGCACTCGGGAACCCGAATGATGTTGCACCCGGGAGCCAACAGGACGTCCTGATCGGCCCCGCGGACTTCCGTGCCGAGGGCCTCGCCCTGCTCGCGAGCCAGATCAGTATCCCAGGCGGCTGCCAGTGCGATCGAGGCGGGGAACGCCGTCGCGGTGACCGCCCGGACGCCCATCGGGCCGTCGACCAACGAGAGCGACGGAATCCCGACGCGATCGTTGGCTGGCAGGTAGCCCGTCGCCAACTCGGCCGGGTCGCGGTCGCCGTGCACGAGGTCGATTTTCTCCTGTAGAGTGAGCTTCTCGATCAGCGAAGCGATCCGGCCGTCGGGTGAATCCGTTTCAGTCATGGATGAGCTCTGGTCGGGCGTCGGGCCGGCCCACCGAAATAGCGTGACCGTGCTGGAATCGCAACGACCACTGGCGATCAGGCTGACGCCCCTTCGTGTTTCTGCTTCACTCTCCGGGACCTTAGTAATTAGTGAAATCGTTCTTCTAGTATTTAGCACAACACGGGTACGCAGATGCACGGTCACAAATTGCCTCGATCACGGTACTGCTGTACTGCGGTGTCCACCGCACTGAAGCTGTCGAATTAATACATTTAAGACCGCACCAGCCATCGAACGCGTAAATGAGAGACCGGCAAGAAGACACGGATATTGAGCGGGCAATCGTCTATCTGGTCACGTCTTTCGAAGCGTCTGGAGCGAATCCAAAGCCCGTTGTCCTGCACAGCGTTCGCGTTGGCATGGATCTCTACAACCGGGGGTACGAAAAACAGATCGTGATCGCTGGCTTCCTCCACGATCTGATCGAAGACACCGACGTGACGAGAGACGATATTGCGGCCCATTTCGGGGCGGAAGTCGCAGCGATCGTAGCCGCAACGAGCTTCGACAGAGCGATCGAGGACTACACAGAGAGATACCGAGACACGTTCGACAGGTGCGTCGAGATGGGGCGCCCACCAGTACTCGTGAAAGCGGCGGATACCCTCGATAATAGTTCCTACTACCACCTCGCCGACTCGAAGGAATCGAGAGCGAATCTCGTCGAGAAGCTGGCGTCTTTCATCGATCGGTCCGAGCCTTATATTGGCGAGGAACGCCTTCACGAGGAGCTACAGGACAGCTATGCCGCGGTGGTAGCTGCGTGTGACAGCGTAGATGAGTGACTCAAGGCAATATTGATTTCATCGCCAGATAGATGAACGAAGGTGCGAGCTGTGTACGGCTGTGATGCTCGGCTACGTTCTCTCAGAAGTTTTGCGAGGGCAGATGCCCCCAAAGGGAGAATCCTCTTACACTGTTTGGGCGGGCCGCGTGGGCCCAGCAGTGCGAGGGATGCGATTTGAACGCATGGACCACCGGAAAACGATGACCTCACTCCGTTCGGTCTTGCGTCTTCCGAGCCCTCGTTCGTTCGCGATGCTCACTCACGAGGACCCTACGGGAGCGGATATTGCGTCCGCTGCCGTTTTCATGGTGGATTATTTGAATTGGCGGAATTTTTGCTTCTCGACGGTTCAAATTTTTAAAATACTGAAATCGGCATGCGAGGATACCGCACATATTTGCAAATCAATCTAATGGCATAGCCATGCCTCTTTAACCGTGTATCCTGAACTCCCATAATAAGTATCAATGACGTTCAGTGAGAACTCTCGACTCAAATACCCAGACTCGGACACTCCTATCTGGAGGTACGTGGGTTATCCACAGTTCAACTGGATCCTCCAGACAAGACAGCTACACTTCCATCAAGCTGCTGACCAAAAGGATCCTTACGAAGGCGGCATCCCGAAAGCTGTAGAGGAAAAGTACAGGGAGGCCGAGGAAACAAAGTTCTCGTTTGATGAATACAAGGAAGTTGCTGAACACTCAAGGGAAATTACCTTCCTCAACTGTTGGCATATCAACGACGGCGAATCTGCTGGGATGTGGGATCTGTACGGACGGTCAAATCGTTCTATAGCGATTGAATCCACTGTCGGGAACCTTGATGAAGCTCTTGAAACAAGAACTGCTTACCCGATAGGTGCAGGACACATCAGATATGCTGACTACGACTCTTCCTGGGAAGAATTGGACCAGTGGTCAAAGAAAGCGTTGAACGAAGTAGTTTTCCAAGACAGTATCAACTTCAAAGACCTATTTCACTTGAAGAGAGACAGTTTCAGGCACGAACGCGAGTTCAGGATATACGGATATTTTTCTGAATATCTGGACAACGAACTCTTCGAAATGGAGCAGTTGCGTGACTACGAACCGCCTTTAGGAATTGAAGAATCAGATAATTATTCAATCTATGATACAGTGCCGGATGGCAATGGATTCAACGTCGACATTGATGTGGATCAAATGGTTGAGAAGGTCCATGTCGCCCCAGATGCACCCGGATGGGTCGTTGACTCAGTGAAGGCAACGCTATCGAACGCATACGACCTAAATATGAGCTGTTCGGACGTGCAATCCTCGGACCTATATGAGGATCCTTGGGAGAACCAGTAGCCGATTTCCCAAGTGTTGCCCTCTTCGAGGATCTTTACCTCTTTAGCAACAGTTTGCTGTATACACTATCTATATTTCACGAATATATTCTGGAGTTAAATAGGTATGTGAGCCAATATGACGGTGATATACCTGCTAGAATTGACTACCTAACCATGCTTTCAGAGAAGTTGTTGCGAGGGAAGACCGCTCCAGCTCACGGCGCGGCGCGCCGTTCGCTTCGAGGTCGCGTCGCGACCTCGCCGACCTTCCTGCACTTGCGAGGGGCCGCGTGGGCCCAGCAGTGCGAGGGATGCGATTTGAACGCATGGACCCCTACGGGAGCGGATCTTGAGTCCGCCGCCGTTTCCAGGCTTGGCTACCCTCGCACGCATAGGAGAGAACTTCGTTCGTGGGGTTAAATCACGCGGTTTCGATCGGCGGCGAGAGGCAAACGTCGCACCGACCGCCAGCTACTTTTGTGGCCCCTGGGAGCAAAAACCCCGGACCGCAGTCACTATCTTCGACGGCATCACGTACGGATTCCGATTGATGGGCTCTATCCTCGGCGTGTTGGTGGTCGGCGTGACCATCATGGTCGTCGGATATGGCATCAAGACCCAGGCCGGTGGTGGGGCCTACAGCGACCCCTGCTGGGGGAACGGGAGATGGGAACCAGCAGCGGCAAGCCCACCCAAACCAGCGATCCCACCACCAGAGACAGCAACCGCACCAGTCACAGCACCCCAACAATCCGCAAGGTAGCGACCGGCGGCGGCAATAGTCACCCGCCACCGTGGACTTACCCGGCCTGGTCTCCTTTCTGGGCGTGATGGACGAGCACACCCGCGATAACTCGGTCGAGCCGCCCCAACACGGCACACCCGCGGGCTGGGATCCCGATGGAGACCAGTGGACGCACGCGACCCTTCGGCGATCGGTCTGTCACGGCGTCGCCCTGTACAATTCGGGAGCGTATCACGAGTCTCACGACTGCTTCGAAGCCGAGTGGTACAATTACGGACGTGGCTCGACCGAGAGTGCGTTCCTCCACGGGATGGTGCAAGTCGCT
The sequence above is drawn from the Halorhabdus sp. CBA1104 genome and encodes:
- a CDS encoding HD domain-containing protein, with amino-acid sequence MRDRQEDTDIERAIVYLVTSFEASGANPKPVVLHSVRVGMDLYNRGYEKQIVIAGFLHDLIEDTDVTRDDIAAHFGAEVAAIVAATSFDRAIEDYTERYRDTFDRCVEMGRPPVLVKAADTLDNSSYYHLADSKESRANLVEKLASFIDRSEPYIGEERLHEELQDSYAAVVAACDSVDE
- a CDS encoding DUF2971 domain-containing protein produces the protein MTFSENSRLKYPDSDTPIWRYVGYPQFNWILQTRQLHFHQAADQKDPYEGGIPKAVEEKYREAEETKFSFDEYKEVAEHSREITFLNCWHINDGESAGMWDLYGRSNRSIAIESTVGNLDEALETRTAYPIGAGHIRYADYDSSWEELDQWSKKALNEVVFQDSINFKDLFHLKRDSFRHEREFRIYGYFSEYLDNELFEMEQLRDYEPPLGIEESDNYSIYDTVPDGNGFNVDIDVDQMVEKVHVAPDAPGWVVDSVKATLSNAYDLNMSCSDVQSSDLYEDPWENQ